One region of Bacillus pumilus genomic DNA includes:
- the hxlA gene encoding 3-hexulose-6-phosphate synthase: protein MKLQLALDLVNIPEAIELIKEVEGSIDVVEIGTPVVINEGLRAVKEVKQAFPNLRVLADLKIMDAAGYEVQQASEAGADIVTILAAAEDMSIQGAVKEAKARGKQILVDMIGIKDIAGRAKELDELGVDYICVHTGYDLQAVGQNSFADLMTIKQVVKQAKTAIAGGIKLDTLPEVVKLNPDLIIVGGGIASQDNKAEVAAQMKQLIAQS, encoded by the coding sequence ATGAAATTACAATTAGCATTAGATTTAGTGAATATACCAGAAGCGATTGAGCTCATCAAAGAAGTAGAAGGATCGATCGATGTAGTCGAAATTGGAACACCTGTTGTGATCAACGAAGGCTTGCGTGCCGTCAAAGAAGTCAAACAGGCATTTCCAAACTTACGTGTACTCGCTGATCTGAAAATTATGGATGCGGCCGGCTATGAAGTGCAGCAGGCATCCGAAGCTGGAGCAGATATCGTGACCATTCTTGCAGCGGCAGAAGATATGTCCATTCAAGGAGCGGTGAAAGAAGCGAAAGCAAGAGGGAAACAGATTTTAGTTGATATGATTGGTATCAAAGATATCGCTGGCCGGGCAAAAGAGCTGGATGAGCTTGGAGTCGATTACATTTGTGTGCACACAGGCTATGACCTGCAAGCGGTTGGACAAAACTCATTTGCTGACCTTATGACCATTAAACAAGTCGTCAAACAAGCGAAAACAGCCATTGCAGGCGGAATTAAGCTTGATACGTTACCTGAAGTCGTGAAATTAAACCCTGATTTGATCATTGTCGGCGGCGGGATCGCAAGCCAGGACAATAAAGCAGAAGTGGCCGCACAAATGAAGCAGCTGATCGCACAATCATGA
- a CDS encoding winged helix-turn-helix transcriptional regulator produces MLLSSRMENKVFNCEKELTLNIIGGKWKMLILWHLGREGTKRFGELKSLMPGITQRMLVNQLRELEEDHIVHREVYPVVPPKVEYSLTELGESLMPILESMYDWGRQYLDSNFLKDDK; encoded by the coding sequence ATGTTGTTGTCATCACGTATGGAAAATAAAGTGTTCAATTGCGAAAAAGAGCTGACGCTAAATATTATCGGCGGTAAGTGGAAAATGCTGATTTTATGGCACCTGGGCAGAGAAGGGACAAAACGGTTTGGTGAGCTAAAGTCGTTAATGCCTGGGATCACGCAAAGAATGCTTGTCAATCAGCTAAGAGAATTAGAGGAAGATCACATTGTGCATCGGGAGGTTTATCCTGTCGTTCCGCCAAAGGTTGAGTATTCCCTGACAGAACTAGGAGAAAGCTTAATGCCGATTTTAGAGTCGATGTATGATTGGGGAAGACAGTATCTCGACAGCAATTTTTTAAAAGATGATAAATAG
- a CDS encoding acyl-CoA dehydrogenase family protein, which produces MSKALFVDTDFQKTWLNQLESLRETIEQTAKEHDEGAYFPEKNIESLVEMGYTTLSLPAEYGGGGQSVTDMVLFQETLGSMDGATTLSIGWHQGVVGEIYEKKQWNEQQLQFFAEEVKKGALVNRAVSEAQTGSPTRGGKPGTTATRSGNEWIINGRKIFTTMSPALTYFLVGVWIEEKEAMGFFLIHRETEGVSIEETWNVVGMRGTESHDLILDQVKVSDDMLVEVQKGPRGVTLNPWIAHIPSCYLGIAQAARDYAVQYAITHSPNSISGTISDLPNVQTLIGEIDLLLKQARHVIYSTTTLYEKPEKRELLINEFGAVKHTVVNHSLQVVDKAMRLVGAKSLSLDCPLQRYYRDIRAGLHNPPMDDMTISKMAKQAIQEKKES; this is translated from the coding sequence TTGTCTAAAGCATTATTTGTCGATACCGATTTTCAAAAAACATGGCTCAATCAACTGGAATCTCTTCGTGAAACGATCGAACAAACGGCAAAAGAACATGATGAAGGCGCTTATTTTCCTGAAAAAAATATTGAATCATTAGTAGAGATGGGCTATACGACGTTGTCTCTTCCTGCTGAATACGGAGGCGGAGGTCAATCTGTCACGGATATGGTTCTGTTTCAAGAGACGCTCGGCAGTATGGACGGAGCAACTACTTTATCAATCGGCTGGCACCAAGGGGTTGTAGGCGAAATTTACGAAAAGAAACAATGGAATGAGCAGCAGCTACAATTCTTTGCGGAAGAAGTGAAGAAGGGCGCCCTTGTCAACCGTGCCGTGAGCGAGGCGCAGACAGGCAGTCCAACAAGAGGCGGGAAGCCTGGGACAACAGCCACTAGATCAGGTAATGAGTGGATCATCAATGGACGTAAAATTTTCACAACGATGTCACCAGCACTTACATACTTTTTAGTCGGCGTATGGATCGAGGAAAAAGAGGCCATGGGCTTCTTCTTAATTCATCGTGAGACAGAAGGTGTTTCAATAGAAGAAACGTGGAATGTTGTGGGCATGAGAGGAACTGAAAGTCATGATTTAATCTTAGATCAGGTGAAGGTTTCAGATGACATGCTTGTGGAGGTGCAAAAAGGGCCGCGGGGTGTTACGCTAAATCCTTGGATTGCACATATTCCTTCCTGCTATTTAGGGATTGCGCAAGCGGCAAGAGACTATGCTGTTCAGTATGCCATCACCCACTCACCGAACAGCATCAGTGGAACGATTAGTGATCTGCCAAATGTCCAAACACTGATTGGCGAAATCGACTTACTATTAAAGCAAGCACGCCACGTCATCTACTCAACGACCACTTTGTATGAAAAGCCAGAGAAAAGAGAGCTGTTAATCAATGAATTTGGTGCTGTAAAGCATACCGTCGTTAATCACAGTTTGCAAGTTGTCGATAAAGCTATGCGTTTAGTGGGTGCGAAAAGCTTAAGCCTAGACTGTCCACTGCAGCGCTACTATCGAGATATTCGTGCCGGGCTCCATAACCCGCCAATGGACGATATGACGATATCAAAAATGGCGAAACAGGCCATTCAAGAGAAAAAAGAGAGCTAA
- a CDS encoding L-ribulose-5-phosphate 4-epimerase, which translates to MLERLKEEVYEANLDLPKYGLVKFTWGNVSACDRDSGLFVIKPSGIAYDQLSAKDMVVVDFDGEVVEGEYSPSSDTATHAVLYKHFEEIGGISHSHSMWATVWAQAGLDLQAMGTTHADTFYGAVPCARFLTEDEVNRGYEVETGRLIIETFEKRNLDVMAVPGVLLQGHGPFTWGKDAKSAVTNSVILDEVAKMNLFAKQLNEYAEPLPQRILDKHYLRKHGEHAYYGQKPSR; encoded by the coding sequence ATGCTAGAACGCTTAAAAGAAGAAGTATACGAAGCCAATTTAGATTTACCGAAATATGGACTTGTGAAATTCACATGGGGCAATGTCAGTGCGTGTGATCGTGACAGCGGTCTATTCGTTATTAAGCCTAGCGGTATAGCGTATGACCAATTATCAGCTAAAGACATGGTTGTGGTCGACTTTGACGGTGAAGTAGTGGAAGGGGAATACAGCCCTTCATCAGATACAGCAACACATGCTGTCCTTTACAAACACTTTGAGGAAATTGGCGGTATTTCACATAGCCATTCCATGTGGGCAACCGTTTGGGCGCAGGCAGGTCTCGATTTACAGGCAATGGGCACAACACATGCCGATACATTTTACGGCGCTGTTCCGTGTGCTCGATTTCTGACAGAAGATGAAGTGAATCGTGGTTATGAGGTAGAAACGGGCCGGCTAATCATCGAAACGTTTGAGAAAAGAAACCTAGATGTGATGGCGGTGCCGGGTGTATTGCTGCAAGGCCACGGTCCATTTACGTGGGGGAAAGATGCAAAAAGTGCGGTCACAAACAGTGTGATTTTAGATGAAGTTGCCAAAATGAATTTGTTCGCAAAGCAATTAAATGAATACGCAGAACCTCTTCCGCAGCGAATTTTAGATAAACATTACTTAAGAAAACACGGCGAACATGCGTATTACGGACAAAAACCTTCAAGATAA
- a CDS encoding xylulokinase, whose product MNHEETTKALKEGRTSLGIEFGSTRIKAILIDEAFQPIAQGAFEWESSLQEGIWTYNLIDIITGLQVAYREMKEQVEQRYGVTIQTIGSIGVSAMMHGYVACDHTGEVLVPFRTWRNATTIEASQKLTDVFQFHIPERWSIAHLYQAILEEEKHLSRLEYMTTLSGYIHWLLTGKQAIGIGDASGMFPIDEQTKDYNEEMLHQFEDLIAEKGYPWKLRHLLPRVYLAGEEAGVLTAAGAAILDQGKHLRPGIPFCPPEGDAGTGMVATNSVEKRTGNISVGTSVFAMIVLEQELKGVYPEVDMVTTPDGLPVAMVHANNCTSDLNAWMNIFREAFDALGVQVSSGKVYEALLQQALEADRDGGGLLSYGYYSGENITRLPEGRPLFVRSAESRFNLANFMRTHLFSAFGAMKIGMDRLKEQEQVVIDRLLAHGGLFKTPLVGQKMVAAALDTPVSVVSTAGEGGAFGMAVLASYMVHHQKQTLAEFLTHQVFAHTSEELIEPDPLDVKGFGEFLKRYQDGLPIEEAAVAHLMPKKGVTTVC is encoded by the coding sequence ATGAATCATGAAGAGACGACCAAAGCCTTAAAAGAAGGACGGACATCTTTAGGGATTGAATTTGGTTCAACACGAATTAAAGCCATTTTAATAGATGAAGCGTTTCAGCCAATTGCCCAAGGTGCATTTGAGTGGGAAAGTTCTCTCCAGGAAGGAATTTGGACGTACAACTTAATTGATATCATTACAGGTCTTCAAGTAGCGTACCGAGAGATGAAAGAGCAAGTCGAGCAAAGGTATGGCGTGACCATTCAAACCATTGGCTCAATTGGGGTATCAGCTATGATGCATGGCTATGTGGCATGTGATCATACAGGAGAGGTCCTCGTTCCGTTTCGCACATGGCGGAATGCAACAACCATTGAGGCGAGTCAAAAACTGACGGATGTCTTCCAATTTCATATTCCAGAAAGATGGAGCATTGCCCATTTGTATCAAGCCATATTAGAAGAGGAAAAACATCTTTCCCGTTTAGAATATATGACCACTCTATCAGGATACATTCACTGGCTTTTAACAGGAAAGCAGGCCATTGGCATTGGAGATGCATCTGGCATGTTCCCAATTGATGAACAAACGAAAGATTACAATGAAGAAATGCTCCATCAATTTGAAGACTTGATCGCAGAAAAAGGCTATCCGTGGAAGCTCCGTCACCTTCTGCCGCGTGTTTATTTAGCCGGCGAGGAGGCTGGCGTGTTAACGGCAGCAGGAGCAGCCATTTTAGATCAAGGCAAACATTTGCGGCCAGGCATTCCATTTTGCCCCCCGGAAGGTGACGCCGGAACGGGCATGGTGGCAACAAACAGTGTAGAAAAACGGACAGGGAACATTTCAGTTGGGACATCTGTTTTTGCCATGATTGTGCTAGAGCAGGAGCTAAAGGGTGTGTATCCAGAAGTGGATATGGTCACAACGCCGGACGGACTGCCAGTCGCAATGGTTCATGCGAACAACTGTACAAGTGACTTAAATGCTTGGATGAATATCTTTAGAGAGGCATTTGACGCACTAGGCGTGCAAGTGTCGTCAGGAAAGGTATACGAAGCCTTATTGCAGCAGGCGTTAGAAGCAGATCGAGATGGCGGCGGACTCTTAAGCTATGGCTATTATTCTGGTGAAAATATTACAAGACTGCCAGAAGGAAGACCTCTTTTTGTCAGATCAGCTGAAAGCCGCTTTAATCTGGCTAACTTCATGCGTACCCATCTTTTTTCTGCTTTTGGCGCAATGAAAATAGGGATGGATCGCTTAAAAGAACAAGAACAGGTTGTGATTGATCGTTTATTAGCACATGGAGGGTTATTTAAAACACCGCTCGTTGGTCAAAAAATGGTGGCGGCAGCGCTTGATACACCTGTATCAGTCGTTTCCACTGCGGGAGAAGGCGGTGCGTTTGGAATGGCTGTCCTCGCTTCCTATATGGTCCATCATCAAAAGCAAACATTGGCTGAATTTCTCACGCATCAAGTGTTTGCCCATACATCAGAAGAACTGATAGAACCCGATCCGCTTGATGTCAAAGGCTTTGGCGAATTTTTAAAGCGCTATCAAGACGGCCTTCCGATTGAAGAGGCGGCAGTAGCACATCTGATGCCAAAGAAAGGAGTGACAACCGTATGCTAG
- a CDS encoding DsbA family oxidoreductase, translated as MKVQIWSDIACPFCYIGKKQLETALEQFPQKEQVEIEFKSFELDPHAPAQVDFDVHDMLVKKYGMSRSQAMAMNEQVKQAGKEKGIDFQFDPLVLTNTFDAHQLAQYAGQMGKGDFVMGELFQAYFTDGKHVGDRQTLLDIAEKAGLDLQEVQQVLGGEEFADHVRKDEQEARQLGINAVPFFLINGKYSVAGAQPADTFLRALETAWTEEAAQAEKEAANSFEAACADGVCAVPAPKEEI; from the coding sequence ATGAAAGTACAAATCTGGTCAGATATCGCCTGTCCTTTTTGTTATATAGGAAAAAAACAACTAGAAACAGCGCTTGAACAATTCCCTCAAAAGGAACAGGTAGAAATCGAGTTTAAAAGCTTTGAGCTTGATCCACATGCACCTGCTCAGGTCGATTTTGATGTCCATGATATGCTCGTCAAAAAATATGGGATGAGCCGCAGCCAGGCCATGGCGATGAATGAGCAGGTGAAGCAGGCCGGCAAAGAGAAAGGAATCGATTTTCAATTTGATCCACTCGTGTTGACAAACACCTTTGATGCCCACCAGCTGGCGCAATATGCTGGTCAAATGGGAAAAGGCGATTTCGTCATGGGAGAGCTGTTTCAAGCTTATTTCACAGATGGAAAGCATGTTGGTGATCGTCAAACCCTTTTAGATATTGCAGAAAAAGCAGGTCTTGATTTGCAGGAAGTACAGCAAGTTCTAGGCGGCGAAGAGTTTGCAGATCATGTCCGAAAAGACGAACAAGAAGCGAGACAGCTTGGTATCAATGCTGTTCCGTTTTTCTTGATCAATGGCAAATATTCAGTGGCAGGTGCACAGCCAGCCGATACCTTCCTGCGTGCACTTGAAACGGCTTGGACAGAAGAAGCAGCTCAAGCTGAGAAAGAGGCTGCCAATTCATTTGAAGCAGCATGTGCAGATGGCGTATGCGCAGTGCCTGCCCCTAAAGAAGAGATCTAA
- a CDS encoding YxiJ family protein, whose amino-acid sequence MKISRDKQDLFDDLKQRYQYLLDSAYPDEIVSFEEETGICSDDFYMFFSLVAGSLSYVIDHKRIPKKQLNVLRQSFEEQYPQIKSYQQILESYPLLHSYVQYHEETRKRMIALIQ is encoded by the coding sequence ATGAAAATCAGCCGTGATAAACAAGATTTATTCGATGATTTAAAACAACGTTATCAATACTTATTAGATTCAGCTTATCCAGATGAGATCGTCTCTTTTGAAGAAGAAACTGGTATATGTTCAGATGATTTTTATATGTTTTTTTCACTTGTTGCAGGCAGCTTAAGTTATGTGATCGATCATAAACGAATACCGAAAAAACAGTTAAACGTGCTACGTCAGTCATTTGAAGAGCAATATCCCCAAATCAAATCGTATCAACAGATCCTTGAATCGTACCCTTTATTGCATTCCTATGTTCAATACCATGAAGAAACAAGAAAACGAATGATTGCACTTATACAATAA
- a CDS encoding alpha/beta hydrolase, which yields MTLNRMMKWLLFAAVIAGLLVCAFFVFRLNQPKPTTNIHYADTQNKQQTLDMYMPKGKDEGKKKKHPVMIYLHGGGWTGGDKNRVASKADYFTGQGYVFVSMNYRLHPDANYEQMADDTANAIKWVKDHADEYLIDSSKINVMGHSAGGHLTALVATDSTYLKRVGLSPKTINSIVILDGPLNINQFIQAIPSYKKVFGKQEKSWTKASPVTYMNQANVPPVYLVTGWENPEVYRFAEKLNHDKGSKFVFRVHSLSHSDLNKWFGSDRAPKEAQKMTESVMTFVNKQNQ from the coding sequence ATGACATTGAATCGAATGATGAAATGGCTTTTATTTGCGGCAGTCATCGCTGGCTTATTGGTATGCGCATTCTTTGTGTTCCGTTTAAACCAGCCTAAGCCGACGACGAACATCCATTATGCAGACACACAAAACAAACAGCAAACACTCGATATGTACATGCCAAAGGGAAAAGATGAAGGCAAAAAGAAGAAGCATCCAGTCATGATCTATCTCCATGGCGGCGGCTGGACAGGCGGCGATAAGAATAGAGTCGCTTCAAAGGCTGATTATTTTACCGGTCAAGGGTATGTGTTTGTTTCGATGAATTATAGGCTTCACCCTGATGCCAACTATGAGCAGATGGCAGATGATACGGCAAACGCCATTAAATGGGTCAAGGATCATGCAGATGAGTATCTAATTGATTCATCAAAAATCAATGTCATGGGTCACTCAGCGGGCGGTCATTTAACGGCACTGGTGGCCACAGATTCGACTTACTTAAAACGTGTGGGGCTGTCGCCAAAAACGATCAATTCTATCGTGATTTTAGATGGGCCGTTAAACATCAATCAATTTATCCAAGCCATTCCATCGTATAAAAAAGTATTTGGTAAACAGGAGAAGAGCTGGACAAAGGCATCACCTGTCACTTATATGAATCAAGCGAATGTACCGCCTGTTTATTTGGTCACGGGGTGGGAAAATCCTGAGGTGTATCGATTTGCAGAAAAACTGAATCATGATAAAGGTTCTAAGTTTGTCTTTCGGGTCCATTCGCTGAGCCACAGTGATTTAAATAAATGGTTTGGATCAGACAGAGCGCCAAAAGAAGCACAAAAAATGACAGAGTCTGTTATGACATTTGTGAACAAACAAAATCAATAA
- the araA gene encoding L-arabinose isomerase — MLTSQHKECWFIVGSQHLYGDEALQKVKADAQKMTDALNESGLLPYPVILQELAVSADQITKLMKEVNYRDEVVGVMTWMHTFSPAKMWIRGTNLLQKPLLHLVTQYYEKIPWDTIDMDYMNLHQSAHGDREYGYINARLNKQNQIVTGHWSKPDVQQQIAEWMDVAAAYHESFQIKVARFGDNMRHVAVTEGDKIEAQIQLGWTVDYFGIGDLVEYVSAVEEAEVDALFAEYLTQYDVDYGTYSVEDWEKSVKVQARYEIAIKRFLDEGGYNAFTTNFEDLHGMKQLPGLAVQRLMAKGYGFAGEGDWKTAALDRLLKVMSHHQSTGFMEDYTYEMTSGQEAVLQSHMLEVDPALAHTKPVIVVSPLGIGNREDPARLVFDGKAGEGVVVSIADFGTHFKWLIQEVEAFEPEEAAPHLPVARVLWKIKPNFQDGVKAWIKQGGGHHTVVSLNLTVDQIVHFAKLVSAEYVVL; from the coding sequence ATGTTAACAAGTCAACATAAAGAATGCTGGTTTATTGTCGGATCACAGCATTTATACGGAGATGAAGCACTGCAGAAAGTAAAAGCAGATGCACAAAAAATGACGGATGCCTTAAATGAGAGCGGTTTACTTCCTTATCCAGTGATCTTGCAGGAGCTAGCTGTCAGCGCGGATCAAATCACAAAGCTGATGAAAGAGGTCAATTATCGTGATGAAGTTGTCGGCGTCATGACGTGGATGCATACATTTTCACCGGCAAAAATGTGGATACGCGGGACCAATCTTTTGCAGAAGCCTCTTTTGCATCTTGTCACACAGTATTATGAAAAGATTCCGTGGGACACGATCGACATGGACTATATGAATCTTCATCAATCTGCCCATGGAGACAGAGAATATGGCTATATCAATGCACGTTTAAATAAACAAAATCAAATTGTTACCGGTCATTGGTCTAAGCCGGATGTGCAGCAGCAAATCGCTGAATGGATGGACGTGGCAGCTGCCTATCATGAAAGCTTTCAGATCAAAGTGGCTAGGTTTGGTGACAACATGCGCCACGTGGCTGTAACAGAAGGTGATAAAATCGAAGCCCAGATTCAACTAGGGTGGACCGTTGATTACTTTGGCATAGGCGATCTCGTCGAATATGTGAGTGCAGTAGAAGAAGCAGAGGTAGATGCATTATTTGCGGAGTATTTAACGCAATATGATGTGGATTATGGAACGTATTCAGTTGAAGATTGGGAAAAAAGTGTTAAGGTGCAAGCGCGCTATGAAATCGCTATCAAACGCTTTTTAGATGAAGGCGGGTACAATGCCTTTACGACAAACTTTGAAGATTTACATGGAATGAAGCAGCTGCCAGGACTTGCGGTACAGCGGCTAATGGCAAAGGGATATGGCTTTGCGGGGGAAGGCGATTGGAAAACTGCTGCGCTGGACCGGTTATTAAAAGTGATGAGTCATCATCAATCCACTGGTTTTATGGAGGACTACACGTATGAAATGACCTCTGGACAGGAAGCAGTGCTGCAATCTCATATGTTAGAAGTAGATCCGGCGCTCGCCCATACGAAACCTGTCATTGTCGTATCTCCACTTGGAATCGGAAACAGGGAAGATCCAGCTCGCCTTGTGTTTGATGGAAAAGCAGGGGAAGGTGTTGTTGTTTCTATTGCTGACTTTGGAACTCATTTCAAATGGCTCATACAAGAAGTCGAAGCCTTTGAGCCGGAGGAAGCAGCACCTCATTTACCGGTTGCACGTGTGCTCTGGAAAATCAAGCCGAATTTTCAGGACGGCGTCAAAGCATGGATTAAGCAAGGTGGGGGTCATCATACAGTCGTATCCCTCAATTTAACGGTTGATCAAATTGTTCATTTTGCAAAGCTTGTGAGTGCAGAATATGTGGTTTTATAG
- a CDS encoding amino acid ABC transporter ATP-binding protein, with amino-acid sequence MISATNLHKSYGQTHVLKGIDFTVQEGEVVAIIGPSGSGKTTLLRSLNSLDIPDKGELTVGEATIQFERYHKKDLLKLRQQSSMVFQHYHLFQNKRALENITEGLIVSQNMSKKEAEKVGEQFLTRIGLLHKKDAFPSELSGGQQQRIGIARALAMNPSVLLFDEPTSALDPEMVGEILEMIKDIASQGMTMVIVTHEISFAKDVADTVIFMADGEIVEKGSPEDVLLKPQHERTKQFLSRIHRGMWQESEKDK; translated from the coding sequence ATGATTTCAGCTACTAATCTACATAAATCTTATGGGCAGACCCATGTGTTAAAAGGCATTGATTTCACCGTACAAGAAGGTGAAGTGGTCGCCATTATTGGACCGAGCGGGTCAGGAAAAACAACACTTCTTCGCAGCTTAAACAGCCTCGATATTCCAGACAAAGGTGAGCTGACGGTTGGTGAAGCCACGATTCAATTTGAACGATATCATAAAAAAGATCTGCTAAAACTCAGGCAGCAATCCTCCATGGTGTTTCAGCATTATCACTTGTTTCAGAATAAACGAGCACTTGAAAATATTACAGAAGGATTGATCGTGTCTCAAAACATGTCTAAAAAAGAAGCTGAAAAGGTCGGGGAGCAATTTTTAACGCGGATTGGACTGCTTCATAAAAAAGATGCATTTCCGAGTGAATTATCCGGCGGTCAGCAGCAGCGAATTGGTATAGCCCGCGCACTTGCGATGAACCCTTCAGTGCTTTTGTTTGATGAACCTACGTCGGCACTGGACCCAGAGATGGTAGGAGAAATTCTAGAAATGATCAAAGATATTGCAAGTCAAGGCATGACAATGGTCATTGTGACGCATGAAATTTCTTTTGCAAAGGACGTGGCGGATACGGTGATCTTTATGGCAGATGGCGAAATCGTTGAAAAAGGCTCACCAGAAGACGTCCTATTGAAGCCACAGCATGAACGAACGAAACAATTTTTATCAAGAATTCATCGCGGCATGTGGCAAGAATCGGAGAAAGACAAATGA
- a CDS encoding GntR family transcriptional regulator has protein sequence MKKKYQIIIDDIKSKILTGDYRIGERIPTESSLQEMYQVSRHTVRKAILELSSEGFLRSEKGSGTFVTNQYQTKPAGHTHMRTIGVITTYISDYIFPSIIRGIESRLNEENYSLLLASTNNDVEQEKKALEMMLSFGVDGLIVEPTKSNLYNPNISYYLSFKEQDVPLIMINAYYEQLEVPFLCLDDVKSSYLATKELITSGHQQIGLISKTDDLQGKYRMKGYIQALGEAKLNFLPEHVLFFDTESKQHLGDDIKTFLLKHQHELTALVCYNDEVGLEVANVCSDIGLSIPEDLSIIGQDNSYIAQKNAHVKLTTLTHPQEQMGRDAADWMIKKVQGKKNLPHQTFYEPELVPGETIKQMNARKK, from the coding sequence ATGAAAAAGAAGTACCAGATCATTATCGATGATATAAAAAGCAAAATACTCACAGGGGATTACCGGATCGGGGAACGTATTCCAACTGAATCAAGCCTGCAGGAGATGTATCAAGTGAGCAGGCATACGGTTCGAAAGGCCATCTTAGAATTGTCGAGTGAAGGGTTTTTGCGAAGTGAAAAGGGTTCAGGCACATTTGTGACCAATCAATATCAAACAAAGCCTGCTGGACATACGCATATGAGAACGATTGGGGTTATCACGACATACATATCCGATTACATTTTCCCTTCCATCATTCGAGGCATTGAAAGCCGATTAAACGAAGAGAACTATTCTTTGTTACTGGCGAGTACGAATAATGATGTAGAACAGGAGAAAAAAGCGCTCGAAATGATGCTGTCCTTTGGTGTGGACGGACTCATTGTCGAGCCGACGAAAAGCAATTTATACAACCCGAACATCTCGTACTACCTATCTTTTAAAGAACAGGATGTACCGCTCATTATGATCAATGCCTATTATGAGCAGTTAGAGGTCCCTTTTCTCTGTTTGGATGATGTGAAGTCCAGCTATTTAGCCACAAAAGAGCTGATCACCTCGGGACATCAGCAAATCGGCCTGATCTCAAAAACAGATGATTTACAGGGAAAGTACCGAATGAAGGGCTATATTCAAGCGCTCGGTGAAGCCAAGCTTAATTTCCTGCCTGAGCACGTACTCTTTTTCGATACAGAATCGAAGCAGCATTTGGGGGATGATATTAAAACTTTCTTATTAAAGCATCAGCATGAGCTGACTGCCCTTGTTTGCTATAACGATGAGGTTGGATTAGAAGTTGCCAATGTATGCAGTGACATCGGTCTGTCCATTCCAGAGGATCTTTCCATTATTGGACAGGATAATTCGTATATTGCCCAGAAAAATGCCCATGTGAAGCTGACAACACTGACGCACCCTCAGGAGCAAATGGGCCGGGATGCAGCAGACTGGATGATTAAAAAGGTGCAAGGGAAGAAGAATCTCCCTCATCAAACCTTTTACGAACCTGAATTGGTTCCAGGTGAAACGATCAAACAAATGAATGCAAGAAAAAAATGA
- the hxlB gene encoding 6-phospho-3-hexuloisomerase, which produces MKTSDYVKAILNELSEHSPAIQDDQAERLVSSLLTVRKVFVAGAGRSGLMGKSFAMRLSHIGVKAYVVGETNTPSFTEEDLLIVGSGSGRTETLLVLAKKAKAIGGKVASFTLSAESPLADQSDQVILLSGAPKDQQEGSHHTIQPMGSLFEQSLLLTYDAVILRLMEMKKLDTQTMYGHHANLE; this is translated from the coding sequence ATGAAGACCAGTGACTATGTGAAAGCCATTTTGAATGAGCTTTCTGAGCACTCGCCCGCTATTCAAGACGATCAAGCAGAGCGGCTTGTCTCAAGCCTTTTAACTGTAAGAAAGGTCTTTGTGGCAGGTGCTGGCAGGTCTGGTTTGATGGGAAAATCATTTGCCATGAGACTCTCGCATATTGGAGTCAAGGCTTATGTGGTCGGTGAGACCAATACACCTTCCTTTACAGAAGAAGATCTCTTGATTGTTGGGAGCGGATCTGGCCGTACAGAGACCTTGCTTGTCCTTGCAAAAAAAGCAAAAGCAATTGGCGGAAAAGTGGCATCTTTCACGCTTTCTGCTGAGTCACCTCTAGCTGATCAATCGGATCAAGTCATCTTACTGTCAGGTGCGCCGAAGGATCAACAGGAAGGAAGCCATCATACCATTCAGCCAATGGGCTCGCTATTTGAGCAGTCCCTTCTTCTGACATACGATGCGGTCATTTTGCGGTTAATGGAAATGAAAAAGCTCGACACACAGACAATGTACGGGCATCATGCAAATTTAGAATAG